The Pseudomonas sp. FP2309 genomic sequence CCACTTTGCCGGCGAAAATCTACGCCAACGAAGGTGTGGCGCAGATGCTGTTTTTGCAGTCCGACGAGGCCTGTGAAGTGTCCTACAAAGACCGTGGCGGCAAGTACCAGGGCCAGCTCGGCGTCACCTTGCCACGGGCTTGATCGAAAGGTCCTACGCGTAAAGGGAATTAGTCTGCAGAAATTGACTCTATTGGGTGTACTGCCTCGGCGCGTGCAAAACGCGTCGGGCCACGCTTGAGGAGTGCCTTATGAAGATCGACCCGCGAATCAGCGCAGAACTTGCCCGGCTGGAACCCAACCAGATTGGTGTGCTGGCCTGGTCCCTGATGGCCGATCCCGCCTATGCGGGCGGCATCCCCGGCCAACCTGAGCCGGACTACCCACAGCCTACTGAGCCTGGCGAACCGACCCTTCCGGATGAGCCGCCACCCGCACCTGTTGCCTGAAGCCTGAGCGGCCAGTCTTTGCCTCAGCGCACTGGCCAGACCTGGTGATCGCCGATCACGAAGATTCGGTGGTCATTGGCTTGCTCCACAGGATGCCCCCCGGTAAACGCGCCGAAGGCCGGCAGCACGCTGACCCGAGCGCCCAACTGAAAGCACGGCAGACGCAGATGCTGGCGTCCTTTGCCGCGCAAGCGATACACCGGGTGCACATGCCCCGCCAGCACATGGTGGCTGGTGTGCGCATCCGGTTCGTGTTGCAAGGCAAACGGCCCCATCAACAATGGCTCGCTGACCACGTCGATCCCCAGGTCGGCAGGCGGGTCCCCCGCGCGCTTATCGTGATTGCCACGAATCAGCGTCATGGGCAGCTCGCAATGACGCGCCCGCCAGCTTCTGAGCGCGTTCAAGGTGCCGCTGGCGTGGGAGCCGGGGCCGTGCAGAAAGTCACCGAGAAAGATGACCTGCGCGCACGGCAGGGCTGCCAACAGCCGATCCAGCCGGTGCAGGTTCTCGGTGGTGGTCCCCTGCGGCACCGGTTGCCCCAGGCTGCGATAGGCCGATGCCTTGCCGAAATGCGCGTCGGCAATCAGCAGGCACTGGCGCGCGGGCCAGTAAATGGCCTTGTCCGCGAGCAACCATAGTTCTTCCCCCTCAAGCGTCACCGGGTAATGCATCAGCGTTTTCCGTTATCCGCGACCTTTTCCAGATCCTTGACCATGCGCGCAATGCGCTCCGACAGCTTTTCTGAACTCATGCTTTCGCGCATCCGCTCCACCAGTAAGGGAAAGGCCAAGGGCGTGGGCCGATCAATGACATGCATGTCCAATTTCAGCGCCGATAGGCGCAGTAATGTCTCTTCCAACCGACGAATATCCAACTCGTCACGCAGGACTTCTTCCCCCGCTTGAGTCAGTAGCAAGTTCTGCGGGTCATATTGCTTGAACACCTCAAAGAACAAACCGCTGGACGCCTGCACCTGCCGCGTACTTTTCGGCGCGCCGGGATAGCCGGCGAACACCAGCCCGGCGATGCGTGCGATTTCACGAAAGCGGCGCAGGGCCAACTCTCCTGCGTTCAGGCTGGCCGCGACGTCCTCAAGCAGATTTGCCGGGCTGAGCAACCCTGCGTTCAGTACAACCGGCCAATCTACCGCCGTAGCGCTCAGCAGTTCCAAACCGTAATCATTGACTGCGATGGAGAAGGTCAGCGGTTGCACCTGACTGACCCGCCACGCCAGCAAGCTGGCCAGTCCCAGATGCACTTGGCGCCCGGCGAACGGGTACAGGAACAGGTGCCACCCCTCCCGGGATTTCAACGCTTCGGCCAACAGATGTTCGCGCGTGGGCAGGCCCGACCAGCGCAACTGCGTCTGCAAAAGGGGTTGCACCGCGTGCATCTCAGGGCCCTCGAAATGCCCCTGGGCGGCAGCGTCAAAGCGTTCCACCACCGCTTGCGCCAGCTCGTTTGAAAGCGGCATACGCCCGCCATTCCAGCGCGGCACGGCAGCTTTTTTTGCGTTGCTGCGACGCACGTAGGCAGTCATGTTTTCCACGCGCACCAACTCCAATAAACGCCCGGCAAACAGGAACCCGTCACCGGGCTTGAGCCGCGCGATAAAGCCTTCCTCGACGCTGCCCAGATTCTTACCGCCGCCGCCTTTGCTCCAGAATTTCAGCTGGATGCTGGCGTCGCTGACAATGGTGCCCACGCTCATGCGGTGGCGGCGCGCCAGGCGTGCATCGGGGACGCGCCAGACGCCGCGTTCATCGGGCTCCACGCGGCGGTAATCCGGATAAGCGGTCAGCGACAGCCCACCATGGCGCACAAACCCCAGCGCCCAGGCCCAATCCGCCGCGCTGAGATCGCGATACGCCCACGCGCCGCGCACTTCGGTGAATAACGCATCGGGTGTAAAGCCGGTGCCCAAGGCCATGCTGACCAGATGCTGTACGAGTACGTCCAGCGGCTTGTAGGGTGACTCGCGGGCTTCGATGCGGCGTTCGGCAATCGCGTCCTGGGCCGCGGCGGCCTCCACCAATTCCAGGCTGTGGGTGGGCACCAGCGTCACCCGCGACGGCCGGCCCGGTGCATGGCCGGAGCGGCCAGCGCGTTGCATCAGCCGCGCGACGCCTTTGGCCGAGCCGATCTGCAACACCCGCTCCACCGGTAAAAAATCCACCCCCAGGTCCAGGCTGGAGGTGCACACCACCGCTTTGAGATGGCCCTCCTTCAACGCGCGCTCCACCCAATCACGGGTTTCCCGCGACAGCGAACCGTGGTGCAGCGCGATCACCCCCGCCCAGTCCGGGCGAGCCTCAAGCAGCGCCTGGTACCAGATTTCCGATTGTGCCCGCGTGTTGGTAAACACCAGACAACTGCTGCTGGCGTCCACTTCGGCCACCACCTGCGGCAGCATCTTCAAGCCGATATGCCCGGCCCACGGGAAACGCTCGGCAACCGGTGGCAGCAACGTGTCGATGATCAACTGCTTGGCCGTCTGCCCCTGCACATTGATCCCGTCGCCGTGTGGGACCAAGACCTCCAGCGCGTGGGCTTGATTACCCAAGGTGGCTGAGATCCCCCACACCATCAATTCTGGATGCCAGCGTCGCAGCCGCGCCAAGGCCAATTGCAGCTGCACGCCCCGCTTATTGCCGATCAACTCATGCCACTCATCCACTACCACCATGCGCAGGTGCGCCAGGCTGGTCTGGCTGTCGGCGCGGGCCAGCATCAGGGTCAGGCTTTCCGGGGTGGTGACCAGGGCGGTCGGTTGGCGACGGGTCTGGCGTGCACGCTCGCTGCTGCTGGTGTCGCCGGTGCGCAGGCCGACACTCCAAGGAATCTGCAAGGCCTCCAGCGGTGCTTCAAGGGCGCGCGCGGTGTCGGCGGCCAATGCCCGCATCGGCGTGATCCACAAAACGGTCAGCGGTTCAGCGGGCGGCTTGCGTTTGCCCGTGACCGGTGGGCGGGTGACGGCGAAGCGATTGAGCGCGGCAAACCATAGCGCGTAGGTTTTACCGGCGCCGGTGCTGGCATGCAGCAACCCCGAATGGCCGTCTTTAACTGCCGCCCACACCGCTTTTTGAAAGGCGAACGGCTTCCAGCCTTTGGCGGCAAACCATTGCTTGGCGAAGTCGGTGGGTTTTGCCATACGGCAGCTGACATTCCGGAGGGTCTATTCCCACAGACCCTCCAGGCACCCCAAAGGTTTACTTCAGATTGCCACTCAAGAACTGCTGCAAGCGCTCGCTTTTCGGGTTACCCAGCACATCCTCGGGTGCGCCCTGTTCCTCCACCAGACCTTTATGCAGGAACAGCACCTGGCTCGACACCTTGCGCGCAAAGCTCATTTCATGGGTCACCATGATCATGGTGCGGCCTTCCTCGGCCAGCCCCTGGATCACCTTCAGTACTTCGCCGACCAGTTCCGGGTCCAGCGCCGAGGTGGGTTCGTCGAACAACATGACCTCCGGCTCCATGGCCAGGGCGCGGGCGATAGCCACCCGCTGTTGCTGCCCACCGGAGAGAAATGCCGGGTATTGGTCCGCCACCCGCGCGGGCAGACCCACCTTGTCGAGGTAGCGGCGGGCG encodes the following:
- the pdeM gene encoding ligase-associated DNA damage response endonuclease PdeM, which produces MHYPVTLEGEELWLLADKAIYWPARQCLLIADAHFGKASAYRSLGQPVPQGTTTENLHRLDRLLAALPCAQVIFLGDFLHGPGSHASGTLNALRSWRARHCELPMTLIRGNHDKRAGDPPADLGIDVVSEPLLMGPFALQHEPDAHTSHHVLAGHVHPVYRLRGKGRQHLRLPCFQLGARVSVLPAFGAFTGGHPVEQANDHRIFVIGDHQVWPVR
- a CDS encoding ABC transporter ATP-binding protein — translated: MYKLTVEGLHKSYGDNEVLKGVSLKARTGDVISLIGASGSGKSTFLRCINFLETPDDGAMTLDGQPIRMVSDRHGMRVADDAELQRLRTRLAMVFQHFNLWSHMSVLENITMAPRRVLGCSKKDAEDRARRYLDKVGLPARVADQYPAFLSGGQQQRVAIARALAMEPEVMLFDEPTSALDPELVGEVLKVIQGLAEEGRTMIMVTHEMSFARKVSSQVLFLHKGLVEEQGAPEDVLGNPKSERLQQFLSGNLK
- a CDS encoding ligase-associated DNA damage response DEXH box helicase, with product MAKPTDFAKQWFAAKGWKPFAFQKAVWAAVKDGHSGLLHASTGAGKTYALWFAALNRFAVTRPPVTGKRKPPAEPLTVLWITPMRALAADTARALEAPLEALQIPWSVGLRTGDTSSSERARQTRRQPTALVTTPESLTLMLARADSQTSLAHLRMVVVDEWHELIGNKRGVQLQLALARLRRWHPELMVWGISATLGNQAHALEVLVPHGDGINVQGQTAKQLIIDTLLPPVAERFPWAGHIGLKMLPQVVAEVDASSSCLVFTNTRAQSEIWYQALLEARPDWAGVIALHHGSLSRETRDWVERALKEGHLKAVVCTSSLDLGVDFLPVERVLQIGSAKGVARLMQRAGRSGHAPGRPSRVTLVPTHSLELVEAAAAQDAIAERRIEARESPYKPLDVLVQHLVSMALGTGFTPDALFTEVRGAWAYRDLSAADWAWALGFVRHGGLSLTAYPDYRRVEPDERGVWRVPDARLARRHRMSVGTIVSDASIQLKFWSKGGGGKNLGSVEEGFIARLKPGDGFLFAGRLLELVRVENMTAYVRRSNAKKAAVPRWNGGRMPLSNELAQAVVERFDAAAQGHFEGPEMHAVQPLLQTQLRWSGLPTREHLLAEALKSREGWHLFLYPFAGRQVHLGLASLLAWRVSQVQPLTFSIAVNDYGLELLSATAVDWPVVLNAGLLSPANLLEDVAASLNAGELALRRFREIARIAGLVFAGYPGAPKSTRQVQASSGLFFEVFKQYDPQNLLLTQAGEEVLRDELDIRRLEETLLRLSALKLDMHVIDRPTPLAFPLLVERMRESMSSEKLSERIARMVKDLEKVADNGKR